The genomic interval GGATATTGTCAGGTTGCTCTTATCAAGGCTGAACAGGTCTTTTTTCGTTTTCCTTCTCTCATCAGCCAGTTTTTGGTATAATAAATTGTCGTTTGACTCCAATCCTGTATATTCAGTACTATCAGGATTGCAGATAGATGAAATAAGGAGTCTCGCATGTTTGATTTTCAAGGACGATTTGCAGCGCTTGGAGGCGAAGACAATTTAAGTGCCGAAGAGATTAAGAAAATGATCGCTGACGGGAACTCTTTAACCATTCTGGATGTCCGGGAGCCATGGGAATATCAGACCGCTAAAATCGAAGGTTCTGTTTTAATTCCGCTTGGACAGTTAGAAAAGAGAAAAGACGAATTGGATCCGGAAATGAAGATTGTCTGTCTCTGTCATATGGGTG from Nitrospirota bacterium carries:
- a CDS encoding rhodanese is translated as MFDFQGRFAALGGEDNLSAEEIKKMIADGNSLTILDVREPWEYQTAKIEGSVLIPLGQLEKRKDELDPEMKIVCLCHMGVRSFKAMKYLQSCGFKNVKNMAGGIEAWSLKVDPAVPRYR